In the genome of Hydra vulgaris chromosome 06, alternate assembly HydraT2T_AEP, the window AATGGTTGATAGGTCACAAAAGTATGACTGCAGTGTTTTATTGACTTTATTGATCCTTTGAAGCAATGTGTGCCagattattgttaataatacattttcGAAAGATTTTCTTCAGcaaaaatttgcttcaaatctTGTATTGTCTTTTTCCATTTCATCATGAACCATTTGCGTCAAAATTAAAGTGATGGCATCGTAGTCTTTCCTTAACGCTCGAACCGCATCTGCATTATCAGACCACCTGGTTCCAGAAAGCAATTTTAAAGTTAGTcctacttttacattttttatgttggAAGTGATTAATTCCCACATACATAGAGAAGCTGAGAAGAATGTGTACAATGCTTGCACAAATCCAAAATAAGGAGTTGCAACTCTACACGACTCCACTGCATTCACTCCAACCAAATTAAGAGAGTGAGCAGAACAGGGAAAAAATTCTGCTGGAGGATATGCAGCTTTTAATCTTGCTTGCAACCCAGAGTATCTTTCAGCCATGTTACTTACATTGTCATAGTATTGTCCACGACAATATTAGAGATCTATTCCAAGATCTTGAAATATTTTGGTTACTACTTCATATAAATGTATCTGCACCGTGATTGTGGATAGGAACAAAAGTCAGAAATCATTCTACTGGAACAGACTGCAAGTTTACAAATCTCACCACCAAACACAGCTGGTCAATGTGTGTTATGTCTGGTGTAGAACCTATGATGATTCCGAAGCACTTTGCCTCCTGAATTTCTTTAACAATATGTTGTTGGACTTTAGAAGACATTCTGAGAGGACAGATAGTTGACATGGCCCTTTCCTTTATTACCATGTTCACCAATGTGGCCTGCTAAGAAAGGATCAAACTTGCTGATTAACTCtaataaacctaaaaaattgCCATTTTGTTCAGAACCAAAGGTTTTATTATCGCCAAAAATACCCAAACCTTGCTCTGCAATAAACTTTAATACTTCGACAACACGCACTATAGCATCTCTCCAGTATGCACGCTCATTTTGATTTTGTTGTGGCATTTGGCTGTCAATACGCTTTGCGGTTTTGGAAAGTTGAGACAGTTGGCACACATTAGTACAATGCAAAAGTGATGTTTCATGACTTGCTAGTCTTGATGTGACATTCTTCCAGTCCCTGAATCTAGTGGTGCAAAGACTTTGATCGCTGTTTCCAAAAAGCTTGCAGACATAGCAAAATACTGATTTTGAACATGGAGAATATATGAGCCATTCCCGTTGAATCTtttcaccattttttttaaggcgGAAAAAATTGTTCTTTGAACACATTCTAACTTTTTCTCCAATTTGTCGTCCCGAATCAGATATAAATTCTACATTTTGCTTTGGTGGATTAAGAACAAAATATTCTCGAATTGTTGAATTCATAGGAAACCACAGAGCAGAATCATCCAAGTTATCAGGCTTATCTTATATTGTTACAGGTGAATATTCAATATTCATTGAACAGGTATCTCCAAAGACAATTACTTCTACTAaagcaatttctttttcaaCTGTAATTTCTTCGACAGGAGGATTTTCTTCATGAGGAGCTCTTTCTTCATGAAGAGCAACTTCTTCATGAAAGGCAATTTCTTCATGAGGAGCACTTTCTTCATCAGGAGCAATCTCTTCATCAGGAGCACTATAACTGCTAAAACTTCTTTTGCAAGCTTCACTTGGAGCAGGATGCAGAAGAATGTTTGATGCTACATTTGATAATTCAGTAAATGAACATAATCCCTTCCACCAGTTTGGACCAAACTGCAGGTCAATTGCTGtccatataaaagtttttgaaaactcCTCCTTCTCCTTTATTTTGGTAATTTGATAAACCAGCCAGCAAAATATCTGTTTTGGTGTTTGGTAAGCTTACTGCAACTGAATATATTACTTCACATGTATcaatctgttaaaaaaattttgatattgcATTAATGGTTTTacttagtttaataaaaataaacaaaagttactaaTAATTTAACCTTTTGTTCCCCCATTTAAATATCTTCCATGATATTTGGGGTCAAGTAGATTAGCAGCCATATGAATTTTTGTgaagcaaaattttttacttttagcaaATAGTTCTTTCATttctactttttctttttttgttaaaggaCTGCTTCCTATATTTTGAATgatattattttctaaattataaaagatttcaACTATAGACGACAACATTGGGCTGTCGGCTTCTGTTATCTTGATTGCATCAGCTATTGGTGCTAACAGCTTTAAAAATCCTTGAACCTTATCCCAAAAAATATCTGATAACAAGCTATTTTTTGTTGTAGAATTCAATACACATCGCTCAGAGATGGCGAAagattttaaagactttattttTCTGTATACTCTCAAGACACGCCACGGTGCAAGCCCATCTAttaataaatagattttaatcCCATATcctagtttaataatataaaattagatataaaatagATTACTAtataaaactatgttttaattaattgtataaaaataacaattaccTGGTCTTTATCggtagttttaattaaatgtttgaatCAACTGctgatttttgaatttctttaaatattgcgCCTATTATGTGTGAGTTTTTGATTTCCTTTACAATATCTGTTACAATATCTGTTGCTTGTGACATTAACACACAAAGAGtgggtatttttataaaatcattaaaaaacaaattgagaCCATGAGCAAATTGAGaccatatatatctataaagcAAATTGAGACCATATACATCTATAGCAATTAAGAAGAGGGTAGctgttttttaatagtttccATGCCTTTTTCATGTTTGCTGCATTGTCTGTTACTATTcccataactttttaaagattattttcttCTAATATCCTCCGTATTTTATCTGCTATGTATTCACCAGAATGACTTGATGAACCTGAAAACTATTActttcatgtaaatattttacaaactgttcagttataaaattagaaaatgtttTGCGCGTAAAGAACTAAGTTACAAGTTTGGAGAAagctaaaaacaattttatttaaaaatttattaattatttaccttaaaaatatacatttatgtaaattatgtaaaaaaaatatatatacattcatgtAAATTTTACTTGAAGGTAGTGATTTCCATAAAATTGGCAATGATGAAGGCAATGTCAACACAAAGTTGATAACTGCTTCATTTCTGCAAAATGTAAatagttttcaagttttaatttttaaattatttgcataaataatacattagtatttttatttaaatttattaaattaatactcACCTAATATTACTCCATCCATCACACGTGTGATGGATGGAGTAATATTAGGTgagtattaatttaataaatttaaataaaaatactaatgtattatttatgcaaataatttaaaaattaaaacttgaaaactatTTACATTTTGCAGAAATGAAGCAGTCCTACAGAATCTGCTATTGTAATTAATTCTTTAACATtgcttaatattttattgaaatcttTATCCAAAAGTGTGTTTGACACTTCATACCTTGATGGGAGCTGATAAGCTGGGcgtaagttatttaaaaaggttttccAGTATTTATTATCAACTAAACTCATGAATGACCCACTTGCGTAAATAGCACTAGATAGATGTGCATTAATTGGTTCCTATGACATTATTTATCTtagataaacattaaaaacaaacatactatgaaaaaaaaaaa includes:
- the LOC136081224 gene encoding zinc finger MYM-type protein 5-like, giving the protein MNSTIREYFVLNPPKQNVEFISDSGRQIGEKVRMCSKNNFFRLKKNGEKIQREWLIYSPCSKSVFCYVCKLFGNSDQSLCTTRFRDWKNVTSRLASHETSLLHCTNVCQLSQLSKTAKRIDSQMPQQNQNERAYWRDAIVRVVEVLKFIAEQGLGIFGDNKTFGSEQNGNFLGLLELISKFDPFLAGHIGEHGNKGKGHVNYLSSQNVF